In Pseudodesulfovibrio alkaliphilus, the genomic stretch CCATCCGCAGCGAGCGTTTCGCCCTGCTGGCCAACAGCGTCGATACCCAGGATTTTACCGGGATTCCTTATTTGTTCGAGATCCGTTCCCGTTCGCCATTCGCCTATTGACCGGGCTGTTTTTCCGCCTGATCCGACCTGGCCGCCTCGGCGCACGAGGCGCAGATGCCGTCCAGGCGCAGGTCCACGTTGTCCACCCGCATGGATAGGGCGTTGCCCAGCTCCGTTTCGTCCAGGTGGAGGGTGGCGTTGTCCACGCAACGCACCTCTCCGCAGCGCGTACAGTGGAAGTGGCTGTGTCCGGCAGGCCAGCGGCCGCCCCGCGAACAGAAGCGCGAAGCCCCGTCCACCGAGGCGATGCGGTTGACCGCGCCGCTGTCGGCCAGCAGGTCCAGAATCCGGTAGACCGTGACCCGGTTGATGTGGTGGTCGGCCAGGACCTTGTCGAGAATCTCCCGGGCGGTGAGTGGCTGGTCGCTGTCGGCCATGGCCGAGTAGACAAGGATGCGGTTGAGGGTCGGCTCAATGCCTGTCCTGGTCAGAAAAATCCGGGCAGCGTTCGCGGTATCGGCATGGGGCATGTGGTTCTCCGTGGCCGCGCCAGGGGGGTTGGTCCTGGCGCGGCTGGCGGTGTTTTTTCTTAGCGGGCCGCTGCGGCGATGGCACGGGCGGTGTCGCGCATGGAAGCGGGCCAGTCCTCGGCCAGGGGGTCGAGCACGGCAGTGTGTGCGCCGATCTCGGCCGCGATGACCGCGGCGCTTTTTCCCGAGAACTGGGGCTGGACGAAGATCACCCGGATACCCAGGGCGCGGCCCTGTTCAATGACTTCGGCCAGTCCCTTGGGGCTCGGTTCCCGACCGGCCACCTCGATGGATATCTGGTTCAGCCCATATTGGTGGGCGAAATAGCCCCATGAAGGATGGAAGACCATGAACGAGCGTCTGCTCTCGGGCAGGCCGTCGAGCAGGGCGCGGATGTCGGCGTCCACGCTGTCGATCTCCCGGAGCAGGGCGTCTGCATTGGCCCGGTAGGCAGCCTCGTTGGCCGGGTCCATCCTGATCAGGCCGTCGCGGGTATTCGCGGCCAGCACCTTGGCGCCGTTGGGAGAGAGCCAGACATGAGGATCGAGAATGCCATGGTCGTGATCGTGCCCATGGTCGTGCTCATGTCCATGATGGTGGTGCGCTGCGCCGTGGTCATGGCCATGCCCCTCGTCGTCGTGATGGTGATGCGCGTCCATGGGGAGTTTCTCGATTCCCCGGGCCGTGGGCACGATGCGCAGGGACGGGTTGGCGCTGTTGATGCGCGGCAGCCAGATATTCTCAAAGGTCACGCCGATGGAGAAATACGCCTTGGCCTTGGCCAGGGCGGCCATTTGCCTGGGGGTCGGCTCGTAGGTGTGGGGGCTGGCGCCTGGCATGACCAGCACGGAGACCTGGGCCAGATCGCCAGCGATCCGTTCGACAAAATACTTCTGGGGCAGGATGCTGACAAAGACCGGAGTCTGGGCGCGGGCCGGGCCGACACCCAGGGCGGCGGCCAGGAAAAAGGCAAAAGCGGTCAGCAGGATACGTTTTTTCATCATACGCATGGTTCCTCTGATGTGCGCCGTGCAGGGCGCGGTTGACGGTGTGAGTCGGAGAGGCAACAAGTTTGCATGATGCAACACGGTTGCAAAGGTGTCAACAGCGTCTGGATTGCGACTGCTGACGAGCCGGGGCCATGCCTGTTTTCATTCCAGGCAGGGCGGTCGACGAGACAGGAAGAGGCCGTGGTAAAAGCTTGGTATGCTTGAGTCTGCCGTGTGCGGATGGTTTGCCGCCCTTGTTTCTCGCCCCTCTGGCCTTTGGCCGGAAAACGGGCAGACCGATCCGCCGGGCATCGGATCGTGGTTGGCGCCAAGGTTCCTGGCGGGCGTCAGATCGCAGTTGTTATTGACCGGGCAGGGAGAAGCGGGTGTGGGCCTGGTCCAGGCCGGACAGGGCGGCCCCCAGCGCCCCGGCACACGACCCGATGTGGATGGCCTCGGCGGACAGGTCGAGGTTCAGGGTCTCCCACATCGCCTTGTGGGGCGCATGGCCCGGTTGTTCTTCAGCAGATGGTGCAGCGCAGGTCAGGCAGCCCCCCTGCCAGCCCGGAGAGCCATGGGGCTGTGAAGAAAACGTGCCCCTCCAGGGGAATATGGACAGGCGGGGCGTTTTCGGCCTGGGTGATGATCACCGCATCCGGGGTAAATTGAATGCTCATGGGTATCATCTCGCGCTCGCCGTCGCCGCACAGGCTCTCGCGCTGGGTGGGGGCAAAGGTTGCAAGTCGGCCGTCAGGGCTGATGGCGGTCAGTCGCGTGCGTATGGTGATCACGCGGGAAACGGTGCCATCTGGGTGAAAGGCCAGGGAGTTGCTGTCTCCGTTGATGCCCAGGGCATCAGGATCGTGCGCCAGAATCTCTCCGGCCGGAGTTTCCACTGCCGCGGGCCGGGCCGGTTCAACGGAGCGAATCTGGCCATCGGGGTGGAAGGACACGCCAATACGAGTATCCACCATGCCCGCCGGAGTGTTGATGGACACGGTCTGGCCAGGCCAGAAGGTAAGACTGCGTATCGTGCCCGAGGGGTGGAATGCCGCGCCGATGAGAGTGGTCGTGAGTATGCCCGCCGGGGTGAGCAGGGTGACAGGCCGGGCAAGCTCTGCTTCGTCCTCCTGGGTCCAGTAGCCGGAGAGCCTTCCGTTGAGGGGAAAGACCCGGCTGAGGGAGCCGTCTGCATGAAAGGTGAGCAACTCCGCAGGGATGCTGCCCGCAGCAGAAGGGATGACCCTCTGCGATTCCAGGGGCAGTGCCTGTAGTGTCCCGTCCGGGTGAAATGTTATGGGCCGGACTTCCTTTTTGCGGAGTTCCCGGGCGGTGAACTGGGGCACAAGCTGGCCGACTGGGGTGTTGAGGACGCACGGTCCGGCTGGCAGACAGGCGCGAAGCGATCCGTCGGGATAGGTTGCCGGCGCTTGGGCGACAGGGATCATGCCGTGGCGGGTGGTGATGGTCTGCATGGGGCGCTCCTTGTTGAGGTTGTCGGGCGTTGGTGGTGCTAACCGGATTCCGCGAAGCGGGCGGCCAGTCCTGCGAATTCGTCGCTGGACAGGGGGCGGCCCTGCTCCCGGGCCAGGCTTCGCACAGCCTCGACCAGAACGGGCAATGCCTGTTCCGTGCAGTGGAAATCGAGATGGCCCAAGGCGTCTGTCACGGCTTTGCGTCCGCTTTTGCCGCCCACGGCGATGCGGCGGTCCATGCCGAGGGACGCCGGGTCATACGGTTCAAAGAGGTTCGGCGACTTGTTCAGGGCGTGGGCGTGCAGGCCGGACTCGCAGGCAAAAATGTCTTCTCCGGCAACGGCCTTGGTCCTCGGGATGGGCACTCCTGCAGCCCTGGAAACGAAGCGGCAAAGCTCGCGCAGCCCGCCGGGGCGGTAGCGGCGGGTGCCGGTGTTGAGGGTGAGGTGGGCGGCTAGCTCCTCGGTTGCCGCGATGCCGGAGCGTTCGCCGATGCCGAGTACGCTGGCGTCGGCATAATCCGCGCCCGCCTCAAGGGCCGTGATCGCATTGGCCGTGGCCATCCCGAAGTCGTCGTGGCAGTGGACGGCCAGATCAATGCTGAGTGCTGCCCGGAAGCGGGCGACCAGATCGTATGTCCGCCTTGGGGTGAGCTGGCCCAGGGAGTCGGAAAGGCGCACCCGCGAGGCGCCGGACCC encodes the following:
- a CDS encoding LeuA family protein, translating into MLIDTTLREGAQLFGAYFSLDTREAIANALIDLGVEEIELGWVGQEDMDILARRVRARAGRTRLSVWCPCRESDVPRAAALPVDGINIGVPVSDAHIRKRLGIDRPGVLQRIAQTVLAARMLGVGYVSVGLEDISRADLEFARTAALTAAGSGASRVRLSDSLGQLTPRRTYDLVARFRAALSIDLAVHCHDDFGMATANAITALEAGADYADASVLGIGERSGIAATEELAAHLTLNTGTRRYRPGGLRELCRFVSRAAGVPIPRTKAVAGEDIFACESGLHAHALNKSPNLFEPYDPASLGMDRRIAVGGKSGRKAVTDALGHLDFHCTEQALPVLVEAVRSLAREQGRPLSSDEFAGLAARFAESG
- a CDS encoding Fur family transcriptional regulator; translation: MPHADTANAARIFLTRTGIEPTLNRILVYSAMADSDQPLTAREILDKVLADHHINRVTVYRILDLLADSGAVNRIASVDGASRFCSRGGRWPAGHSHFHCTRCGEVRCVDNATLHLDETELGNALSMRVDNVDLRLDGICASCAEAARSDQAEKQPGQ
- a CDS encoding metal ABC transporter solute-binding protein, Zn/Mn family codes for the protein MMKKRILLTAFAFFLAAALGVGPARAQTPVFVSILPQKYFVERIAGDLAQVSVLVMPGASPHTYEPTPRQMAALAKAKAYFSIGVTFENIWLPRINSANPSLRIVPTARGIEKLPMDAHHHHDDEGHGHDHGAAHHHHGHEHDHGHDHDHGILDPHVWLSPNGAKVLAANTRDGLIRMDPANEAAYRANADALLREIDSVDADIRALLDGLPESRRSFMVFHPSWGYFAHQYGLNQISIEVAGREPSPKGLAEVIEQGRALGIRVIFVQPQFSGKSAAVIAAEIGAHTAVLDPLAEDWPASMRDTARAIAAAAR